The following proteins are co-located in the Mesorhizobium australicum WSM2073 genome:
- a CDS encoding MurR/RpiR family transcriptional regulator, with protein MISNIAELIADRIGAMPAGERRAAQTLIASYPMIGLKTVAEFSSAAGVSSPTILRFVARLGFQNYPEFQSSLQDELAAQLQSPAIRTLNPPSPSGGTVSPMLEATLDNMRETFRHLSDKQLADIATRLAERRGKTFLIGGRFTDPLARYMAAHLAVIQPDVFHLAGQESMWRDRLIDMGKRDVLVIFDIRRYQDSLVRFAEKAHQRGVQIVLFTDQWLSPIARFARHVIAGRTAVPSAWDSSAALFVVAETLIGAVTRQLEADGARRIREMEGLR; from the coding sequence ATGATTTCCAACATTGCCGAATTGATTGCCGACCGTATCGGCGCGATGCCCGCCGGCGAACGGCGCGCAGCACAGACGCTGATCGCGAGCTATCCGATGATCGGCCTCAAGACAGTCGCCGAATTCTCATCCGCGGCCGGCGTCTCCTCGCCGACGATCCTGCGTTTCGTCGCCCGGCTGGGCTTCCAGAATTACCCCGAGTTCCAGTCGAGCCTGCAGGATGAACTGGCGGCGCAATTGCAATCGCCGGCGATACGAACGCTCAACCCGCCCTCGCCTAGTGGCGGCACGGTGTCGCCCATGCTGGAAGCAACGCTCGACAATATGCGCGAGACCTTCAGGCACCTGTCCGACAAGCAGCTTGCCGACATTGCCACCAGGCTGGCCGAGCGGCGTGGCAAGACATTCCTGATCGGCGGCCGCTTTACCGACCCCCTGGCGCGCTACATGGCCGCCCATCTCGCCGTCATCCAGCCCGATGTCTTTCACCTCGCCGGCCAGGAGAGCATGTGGCGTGACCGGCTGATCGACATGGGCAAGCGCGACGTGCTGGTGATCTTCGACATCAGGCGCTACCAGGACAGCCTCGTCCGCTTCGCCGAGAAGGCGCATCAGCGCGGCGTTCAGATCGTACTGTTCACCGACCAGTGGCTGTCGCCGATCGCCCGCTTTGCTCGCCATGTCATCGCCGGACGAACCGCCGTGCCTTCCGCATGGGATTCCTCGGCGGCGCTTTTCGTCGTCGCCGAAACGCTGATCGGCGCCGTCACCAGGCAACTCGAGGCCGACGGCGCCCGGCGCATCCGCGAGATGGAAGGCCTGCGATAA